In Bradyrhizobium sp. CCBAU 051011, the following are encoded in one genomic region:
- a CDS encoding DUF1491 family protein yields the protein MRLKSSIWVAAYLRRCQNEGIFGAVRKRGAEEAGAVFIKVALLDGNAMLYAPAPQTVYDESRPAERLFAPASPQPVPEQSVEERLAKELRFDPDAWIVETEDRAGRHFLDLAKA from the coding sequence ATGCGATTGAAATCAAGCATCTGGGTGGCCGCTTACCTGCGCCGCTGCCAGAATGAGGGAATCTTTGGCGCTGTGCGCAAGCGCGGGGCGGAGGAGGCAGGGGCGGTGTTTATCAAGGTGGCGCTGCTTGACGGCAACGCCATGCTGTATGCGCCCGCGCCGCAGACCGTTTATGACGAGAGCCGGCCGGCCGAGCGGCTGTTTGCGCCGGCTTCGCCGCAGCCGGTGCCGGAGCAATCGGTGGAGGAGCGCCTCGCCAAGGAACTCCGCTTCGATCCCGACGCGTGGATCGTCGAGACCGAGGACCGGGCAGGGCGGCATTTTCTGGATCTGGCGAAGGCCTAA